In Scatophagus argus isolate fScaArg1 chromosome 7, fScaArg1.pri, whole genome shotgun sequence, a genomic segment contains:
- the tubgcp6 gene encoding gamma-tubulin complex component 6 translates to MYTSPNNPMKPSCNSSSITELLGALCDFSLSGISWKRRSLGGVSREGFRRALKKCAYGALLSKLFQDGTKGSSSGQSATANTPPRNKVLMICFDLRVAGCQEEAEKLEEQLERLPEGTSSGLKEMDAVLELLVHLAGSAPPPSSSFSRDYMRRERPVLRRPQPWGYQSKELQRLEARAWGLVCGEEWGTLESLCGTQRLMDAPPGAGLLALSMKLEAEERFERETRLTLFGALQHTRTSDMDIRLDLPPVPSNIDVTGLALRVPSCLDQSEDEGFQSASNLTPDSQSEPSPVPDIDVWEALRTFEPGRRRCWESVGCPPGKRESLYLTEGGREAFDQLYRLWEGQMRVVSTGTPSPLLPLPLDSQTQLVSDLLNVLIGVASTTFPLNQSVQFDVRPGVCVSGASPESVSRLLGELAQYGTHYLRLSHFSLQSADKKGLVFQAFTGGLRKYLHYYRACVLSTPPTLSLLTISFLFRKVGRQLRYLSELCCVDGPLGASQATFPVGVKLLSYLYSEAQNNCSNENYPVLLSLLKSSCEPYTRFVSDWVYSGVFRDVYGEFMIQVNEEYLSYRDKHFWVQGYTLISKDVEDCVPAFLRHIANDVYVCGKTINLLKICCPQHYICWSELPVPRIAVTFSLQEVEEIERDCAVYRGRMERIAKHSAISREEQAQRAEQARQELINQVRESAAKTLENIRGRQVSQRLAEEAKKRERFEELKQHLEQEQEWRSAAKKKQEEDDFSFARELRDREKRLQALEEQLEQRARKELIAQYSRLSEEAARRERRAMWRVQRMRLDEVRAQFFTRDRQQTRAMLEKYPLGQQRPPLEVLPSVPSAPETAPQTKLESPTQDDSEQQPVETAVSPPPDSSSHLPLVPLTVDPTLISEDVDINNFLPKSPNPDSQQVEMALQEIGSDLPEVCPTAQLVDYDFSAPFSPLEGITGQVSAQPRPRWGPAVQPDLIQNHPSFSHIPIGQNISEVQESLPKPSPHGQTSKSSFPLGQYTPEEPQNTSKTRDYGHPSDASVQLVDGSMTNVKQEGEVSSVVQLKTEMGTLESKVETNEDEGKSVEKDNVVKQGAEDDGHHKVVTMLSDCGGIEPPAAGTQEAQGEAETVSLSNTSTDLKAEDLVSDAIAPSIHGHSSDAHIKVGQFVSEVTAPLPFPNVHGHVSDSHIKIGEHVSDIDAPLPSSSAHGNSSDAHIKVGENVSEFVAPLPTRNMHGHASDSHIKVGEHVPDVVAPLPSVNVHGHSSDSHIKVGENVSDVIAPLPSPSIHGHSSDANIKVGEFVSNVPEERPRWSKYGHASDCNLQSGCVVSGFEPTLSALPGSSYGHSSDSTLGIGCIVSGDEPKRSPLPGSAHGHSSDSSLGIGCVVSKAEPDPSPLPGSAYGHSSDSTLGVGCVVLGKEPPASVLPGSTYGHSSDSSLGVGCVVKGKGSGNQQRMDEDGEASKSDSPGEHLVESMGSWAAGFGLSPGEKSEQEYLLALSAQYQVEHYEDCYNLMASSPECQLLKQVTRGPWGLPMDPTLRRATDTTAVQLSEMVSLPVLIKHSVTTPLITHVSLVNKAVVDYIFVELGVERHFEALRHFLLMEDGEFAQSLSDLLFEKLGSGQTPGELLTPLVLNSILSKALQYSLHGDTPLAGNFTFALRFLPETFHPHAPDSLNCLELRYKVDWPLNIIITDSCMNKYNRLFSFLLQLKHMVWSLREVWFHLKRTALVKGAGRSVQFRQLQLYRHEMQHFVKVIQGYIANQILQVSWSEFTAKLATASDLDAIHRTHADYLNRAIFRSLLTEKAAPVMNIIHSIFSLILKFRAQLIAQPWDSQQGEAVHPSFIAMQQSYNTFKYYSHFLFKVVTKLVNRGYQPHLEDFLLRINFNNYYKDS, encoded by the exons ATGTATACGAGTCCTAACAATCCCATGAAGCCCAgctgtaacagcagcagcatcactgaGCTGCTGGGTGCCCTGTGTGACTTCAGCCTGTCTGGAATATCATGGAAACGCCGCTCCCTGGGAGGAGTCTCAAGAGAAGGTTTCCGCAGAGCTCTCAAGAAATGTGCCTATGGTGCCCTGCTGTCCAAGCTATTTCAAGATGGTACCAAAGGGTCTTCCTCGGGACAGAGTGCCACAGCGAATACACCACCCAGAAACAAAGTCCTGATGATATGTTTTGACTTGCGGGTGGCAGGGTGccaagaggaggcagagaagttggaggagcagctggagaggCTTCCAGAGGGAACATCTTCTGGCCTGAAGGAAATGGATGCCGTCCTCGAGCTCCTGGTGCACTTAGCTGGCTCGGCGCCTCCTCCCTCGTCCTCTTTCAGCAGGGACTACATGAGACGAGAGAGGCCCGTGCTGAGGAGGCCCCAGCCCTGGGGCTACCAGAGCAAGGAGCTGCAGAGGCTGGAGGCCCGGGCATGGGGTCTAGTGTGTGGCGAGGAATGGGGGACTTTGGAGAGTTTGTGTGGAACTCAGAGGTTGATGGATGCCCCTCCAGGCGCAGGACTGCTGGCTCTGAGCATGAAATTGGAAGCGGAAGAAAGATTTGAGAGGGAGACCAGGTTGACGTTGTTTGGAGCACTGCAGCACACTCGCACCTCAGACATGGACATTAGGCTGGACCTACCTCCTGTTCCCAGTAATATTGATGTAACTGGGCTGGCATTAAGG gTCCCTTCTTGTTTAGATCAGTCTGAGGATGAGGGCTTCCAGTCAGCCTCCAACCTGACCCCAGACTCTCAATCAGAACCCAGCCCTGTTCCAGACATTGACGTATGGGAGGCTCTGCGTACTTTTGAGCCTGGAAGGCGCCGCTGCTGGGAGTCTGTCGGCTG CCCACCGGGAAAAAGGGAGTCATTGTATCTGACAGAAGGAGGCAGGGAGGCCTTTGACCAACTCTATCGTCTATGGGAGGGCCAGATGAGGGTGGTCAGCACTGGCacaccctctcctctcctcccactgCCTCTGGACTCTCAGACACAACTCGTGTCCGACCTCCTCAACGTCTTGATTGGAGTGGCGTCCACGACCTTCCCTCTTAACCAG AGCGTTCAGTTTGACGTCAGACctggtgtgtgcgtgtcaggAGCCTCTCCTGAGAGCGTCTCTCGTCTCCTGGGGGAGCTGGCCCAGTACGGCACCCACTACTTGAGGCTGAGCCACTTTTCTCTGCAGAGTGCTGACAAAAAAGGCCTCGTCTTTCAG GCTTTTACAGGTGGTCTGCGGAAATATCTACATTACTACAGGGCTTGTGTTCTCAGCACTCCACCCACCCTCAGCCTGTTGACTATTAGCTTCCTTTTCCGGAAAGTGGGCCGCCAACTGAG GTACCTGTCAGAACTGTGCTGTGTAGATGGGCCTTTGGGTGCAAGCCAGGCTACCTTCCCTGTG GGTGTTAAACTGCTGTCCTACCTGTACAGCGAAGCACAGAATAACTGCAGCAATGAGAACTATCCCGtcctgctgtccctgctgaagagCAGCTGTGAACCTTATACACG GTTTGTGTCTGACTGGGTGTACAGCGGCGTGTTTCGAGATGTTTACGGAGAATTCATGATCCAGGTCAATGAGGAGTATCTCAGCTACAGAG ATAAACACTTCTGGGTCCAAGGCTACACCCTGATCTCTAAGGATGTGGAGGACTGTGTGCCCGCCTTCCTGAGACACATCGCCAATGACGTGTATGTCTGTGGAAAGACCATCAACCTCCTCAAAATCTGCTGCCCGCAG catTACATCTGCTGGTCGGAGCTGCCGGTGCCTCGCATTGCCGTAACCTTCTCCCtccaggaggtggaggaaatTGAGAGGGACTGTGCTGTGTACCGTGGACGCATGGAGAGGATTGCTAAGCACAGTGCCATCAGCAGGGAGGAGCAA GCCCAGCGAGCAGAGCAAGCACGCCAAGAGCTGATCAATCAGGTCAGAGAGTCGGCAGCCAAAACCCTCGAGAACATCCGCG GGCGCCAGGTGTCACAGCGTTTGGCTGAGGAGGCCAAGAAGAGGGAGCGGTTTGAAGAGCTGAAACAGCACCTGGAGCAGGAGCAAGAG TGGCGAAGTGCAGCcaagaagaagcaggaggaggatgactTCAGCTTTGCCAGAGAATTGAGGGACAGGGAGAAGAGACTACAAGccctggaggagcagctggagcagagaGCCAG GAAGGAGCTGATTGCTCAGTACAGCCGTTTGTCAGAGGAAGCAGCTCGCAGAGAGAGGCGGGCCATGTGGCGGGTGCAGCGAATGAGACTTGACGAAGTCCGGGCTCAGTTCTTCACACGCGACAGGCAGCAGACTCGG GCAATGCTTGAGAAATATCCTTTAGGCCAGCAGAGACCTCCTCTTGAAGTGCTGCCATCTGTTCCATCAGCACCAGAGACTGCACCACAAACAAAGCTG GAATCTCCCACTCAGGATGATTCTGAACAGCAGCCGGTAGAGACTGCAGTATCACCACCACCTGACTCTTCTTCTCATCTCCCCCTCGTCCCCCTTACAGTGGACCCTACCCTCATCTCTGAAGATGTTGACATCAACAATTTTCTCCCTAAATCTCCGAATCCTGACAGTCAGCAGGTGGAAATGGCCCTACAAGAGATCGGCTCTGACCTACCTGAAGTGTGTCCTACAGCACAACTAGTAGACTATGACTTCAGTGCCCCCTTTAGTCCACTTGAGGGTATCACTGGCCAAGTGTCAGCCCAGCCCCGTCCTCGCTGGGGACCTGCAGTCCAGCCTGACTTGATCCAAAACCACCCTTCTTTTTCTCACATCCCAATAGGACAGAACATATCTGAAGTTCAGGAGAGTCTCCCTAAGCCCAGTCCCCATGGCCAAACCTCCAAATCCAGCTTTCCTCTGGGCCAGTACACCCCTGAGGAGCCCCAAAATACTTCTAAAACAAGAGATTATGGACATCCCTCTGACGCGTCAGTGCAGCTAGTAGATGGCTCAATGACAAACGTCAAACAGGAAGGTGAAGTATCTTCTGTGGTACAACTGAAGACTGAAATGGGGACTTTGGAAAGTAAAGTAGAGACAAATGAAGACGAAGGTAAATCTGTTGAGAAAGATAATGTGGTAAAGCAGGGTGCCGAGGATGACGGTCACCACAAAGTAGTGACAATGCTTTCTGACTGTGGTGGGATTGAACCACCAGCTGCAGGCACTCAAGAAGCTCAAGGTGAAGCAGAAACTGTTTCTTTGTCAAACACCAGTACAGACCTAAAAGCTGAAGATCTGGTTTCAGATGCTATTGCCCCTAGCATCCATGGACATTCCTCTGATGCTCATATAAAGGTGGGGCAGTTTGTATCAGAGGTCACTGCTCCTCTTCCATTCCCCAACGTCCACGGCCACGTCTCAGATTCACACATCAAGATCGGTGAACATGTTTCGGACATTGATGCTCCTCTACCTTCCTCTAGCGCTCACGGTAACTCCTCTGATGCTCACATTAAAGTTGGCGAAAACGTCTCAGAATTTGTTGCTCCTCTTCCTACTCGTAATATGCACGGTCATGCCTCAGACTCACACATCAAAGTTGGTGAGCATGTGCCAGATGTAGTTGCTCCTCTGCCCTCTGTCAACGTTCATGGTCATAGTTCAGATTCCCACATTAAAGTTGGTGAAAATGTCTCAGACGTCATTGCACCACTTCCTTCACCCAGCATTCACGGCCACTCCTCCGATGCTAATATAAAGGTAGGCGAGTTTGTGTCTAATGTACCTGAAGAGAGACCTCGTTGGAGTAAATACGGCCACGCCTCAGACTGCAACCTTCAGTCAGGCTGTGTGGTATCTGGATTTGAACCCACCTTGTCTGCTTTACCTGGAAGCTCTTATGGTCACTCATCAGACTCGACATTGGGTATTGGATGTATAGTTTCCGGAGACGAACCCAAACGTTCTCCTCTACCTGGCAGTGCCCATGGTCATTCTTCAGACTCAAGTTTAGGCATCGGATGTGTTGTGTCCAAAGCTGAACCAGATCCATCGCCACTACCTGGCAGCGCCTACGGCCACTCCTCTGATTCCACGCTGGGGGTGGGTTGTGTGGTTTTGGGGAAAGAGCCGCCAGCCTCTGTGCTGCCAGGCAGTACCTATGGCCACTCATCAGATTCTTCACTTGGAGTTGGCTGTGTGGTGAAGGGCAAAGGCAGTGGAAATCAGCAGAGGATGGATGAAGACGGTGAGG CTTCTAAGTCGGACAGTCCTGGGGAGCACCTGGTCGAGAGCATGGGGTCCTGGGCAGCAGGCTTCGGTTTGTCCCCTGGAGAAAAGTCTGAACAGGAGTACCTCTTGGCTTTGTCTGCTCAGTACCAGGTGGAACACTATGAAGACTGCTACAACCTAATGG CTTCATCCCCCGAGTGTCAGCTGTTGAAGCAGGTAACTCGGGGCCCCTGGGGCCTTCCTATGGACCCCACACTCCGCAGAGCTACAGACACCACCGCTGTGCAACTCAGCGAGATGGTTTCCCTGCCAGTTCTGATAAAACACTCTGTCACCACTCCGCTCATCACACA TGTGTCTTTGGTGAACAAGGCGGTGGTGGACTACATCTTTGTGGAGCTGGGCGTGGAAAGACACTTTGAGGCACTGCGCCACTTCCTGCTGATGGAGGATGGCGAGTTTGCGCAGTCCCTCAGTGATCTGCTCTTTGAAAAG CTGGGCAGTGGCCAGACTCCCGGCGAGCTGCTGACTCCACTGGTTCTGAACTCCATCCTCAGCAAGGCCTTGCAGTATAGCTTACACGGGGACACCCCCTTGGCTGGCAACTTCACCTTCGCCCTGCGCTTCCTCCCCGAGACCTTCCACCCACACGCCCCTGATTCCCTCAACTGTCTGGAGCTGCGCTACAAG GTGGACTGGCCGTTGAACATCATCATCACGGACAGCTGCATGAACAAGTACAACCGTCTGTTCTCGTTCCTGTTACAGCTAAAACACATGGTGTGGAGCCTCCGTGAGGTCTGGTTCCACCTGAAGAGAACAG CGCTGGTGAAAGGTGCCGGTCGCTCGGTGCAGTTTCgtcagctgcagctgtacaGACACGAGATGCAGCATTTTGTCAAGGTGATACAGGGATACATCGCTAACCAAATCCTGCAAGTGTCCTGGAGCGAGTTCACAGCCAAGCTGGCCACTGCCAGCGACCTGGACGCCATCCACCGCACGCATGCAGACTACCTCAACAGAGCCATCTTCAG GAGCTTGCTGACAGAGAAAGCAGCTCCGGTCATGAACATCATCCACAGCATCTTCAGCCTGATCCTCAAGTTTCGGGCCCAGCTGATCGCACAGCCCTGGGACAGCCAGCAGGGGGAGGCAGTGCACCCGAGCTTCATCGCCATGCAGCAGTCGTACAACACCTTCAAGTATTactctcactttctcttcaAAG tgGTGACCAAGCTGGTGAACAGAGGCTATCAGCCTCATCTAGAGGATTTCCTCCTTCGCATCAACTTCAACAACTACTACAAAGACTCCTGA